TTGCGCCGAATCCTGCGCCGTCGAATCGGGGCTAGCGCGTATCCCGATTAGGACCTACAGAAGGGTAAACCGCGGGACCGCTCGCGCCTGAAGAGGTTGGGGAGACCTGCATGGAGTGCCCAGAAATTCGTCATCTCCAACGAAAAAGGAGGCGCTGCCTGATGTTCGAGAAACTCTCGTGGAGGAAATTGGGTGCCGTCCTCCTCGCCCTGCTTCTCATCGCAGGCCTCGCTGCCTGCGGCCAAGGAGGGTCGTCTTCCCCCGGTGGCGGCAAAGACACAGGAGCGTCTACGGGAAGCCCGACGCTTGACGCCATTAAACAACGCGGAAAGCTCGTCGCGGGGGTGAAGTACGACACGAAACTCTTCGGCTATAAAGACCCCGCGACGGGCAAGGTGGAAGGCTTCGACGTCGACCTCGCTCGCCTCCTCGCCGAAAAGATCTTGGGCGACCCCAACAAGGTGGAACTCGTCGAGGTCACTTCGAAGACGCGGATCCCCATGCTGAAAAACGGCGACATCGACGTGATCATCGCGACGATGACGATCACGAAGAAGCGGATGGAAGAAATCGACTTCTCCAACGCGTATTACGTCGCCGGGCAATCCCTCCTCGTGCCCAAGGGATCCCGAATCCGAGGCATTCAAGACCTCGACGAAACCACGACCGTGATCGGTGTAAAGGGTTCGACGAGCGTACAAAACATCCGGGAGAAGGCTCCCAAGGCCAACGTAGCGGAGTACGATAACTACGCCGACGCGTTTAACGCCCTGCGGAGTGGAAAGGGCGATGCCCTCACGACGGACAACGTGATCCTCCTGGGAATGCGCCAGCAAGATCCGAATTACGTACTCGTCGGCGGGCTCTTCACCACGGAACCTTACGGGATTGGAATTCGCAAAGGCGACCAAGTCTTCGTGAAGTACGTAAACGACTTTCTCAAGGAAATCAAGGCCAACGGAAAGTACGCGGAAATCTACAAGAAGTGGCTTCAAGAAGAACCCCAAGAGAAAGACCTCAAGGCCATCGACGGCGACTTCACGATACCCGAAGGTTCGTAAGCCGAGCGTCCGAGCCGCGCGACGCAAGAACCCGGGTTCTCAGGAGAAGGGGGGCTACGGTCCCCCTTCCCTCGTCTTCCGAGACGTCTCCCCGTACACGCTCCCCCTCCGATTTTCATGCCGGAGGTGTCCCCATGGTCTACCTCGAGCTCCTGCGCGAATACGGAGGCCTCTTTTGGAGCGGATTTCGCACCACGCTCGGCGTAAGCGTCGTCTC
This window of the Brockia lithotrophica genome carries:
- a CDS encoding Glutamine ABC transporter, periplasmic glutamine-binding protein is translated as MFEKLSWRKLGAVLLALLLIAGLAACGQGGSSSPGGGKDTGASTGSPTLDAIKQRGKLVAGVKYDTKLFGYKDPATGKVEGFDVDLARLLAEKILGDPNKVELVEVTSKTRIPMLKNGDIDVIIATMTITKKRMEEIDFSNAYYVAGQSLLVPKGSRIRGIQDLDETTTVIGVKGSTSVQNIREKAPKANVAEYDNYADAFNALRSGKGDALTTDNVILLGMRQQDPNYVLVGGLFTTEPYGIGIRKGDQVFVKYVNDFLKEIKANGKYAEIYKKWLQEEPQEKDLKAIDGDFTIPEGS